From a region of the Calliphora vicina chromosome 4, idCalVici1.1, whole genome shotgun sequence genome:
- the HINT1 gene encoding adenosine 5'-monophosphoramidase HINT1 has protein sequence MSLLNLLSRSRLIIRKNCLYNLPATHKVGMASEVDKAQSAAPAEDTIFGKILRKEIPCNFIYEDDKCVAFHDISAQAPTHFLVIPRKPILMLSQAEEADASLLGHLMLVGSKVAKQLGLDDGYRVVINNGKHGAQSVYHLHLHFLGGRQMKWPPG, from the exons AATTATAAGGAAAAACTG TCTTTATAATCTGCCAGCCACGCACAAAGTCGGAATGGCAAGTGAAGTTGATAAGGCCCAATCGGCCGCACCGGCCGAAGATACAATTTTCGGTAAAATTTTACGCAAGGAAATCCCATGTAATTTCATCTACGAAGATGATAAATGTGTCGCATTCCACGACATCAGTGCTCAGGCACCAACacattttttggttataccacGTAAACCCATTCTGATGCTGTCTCAGGCTGAGGAAGCCGATGCCAGTTTGTTGGGTCACCTTATGTTGGTGGGCAGCAAGGTAGCCAAACAATTGGGTTTGGATGATGGTTATCGTGTTGTCATCAACAATGGCAAACATGGTGCCCAGTCAGTGTATCATTTACATTTGCATTTCTTGGGCGGTCGTCAAATGAAATGGCCACCAGGCTAA